A window of Mangifera indica cultivar Alphonso chromosome 13, CATAS_Mindica_2.1, whole genome shotgun sequence contains these coding sequences:
- the LOC123195166 gene encoding cyclic nucleotide-gated ion channel 17-like: MESKKEKFVRFNSDGKLDEESVWRKNDLTVHLARSSSAHKFALRSMLNRLNGGRNRLPETGKSERSTLLVHEIEPWHKRIRDPSSDIVLQWNRVFFGACLVALFVDPFYFYLLSVGGDDNCVRTDSQLQIVVTFFRTVADLFYLLHMVIQFRTGYIAPSTRVFGRGELVTDPKKIARRYLRSKFFIDLVASLPLPQLFIWFIVPATEGLQSDIKDNALALVILFQYIPRLYLIFPLSSAIIKATGVVTMTAWAGAAYNMFLYILASHVVGATWYLQSVDRYTSCWKQVCQEETSPKCFLSYFDCKTFDHPEREIWANSTSVFKTCNPKNPDTEFDYGIFDIAVTKNVVSSDFVEKYFFSLWWGLQQLSSFAQNLIASTFIGETAFSIFIVILGLVLFAHLIGNVQTCLQSLTARLEEWRIKRRDTEEWMSHRQLPEDLRHRVRRFDQYKWLATRGVDEESILQGLPADLRRDIQRHLCLNLVRRVPFFSQMDDQLLDAICERLVSSLSIQGTYIVREGDPVTEMLFIIRGTLDSSTTNGGRAGFFDSVTLRPGDFCGEELLNWALLSKNSLNLPSSTRTVKALVEVEAFALRAEDLKSVANQFRRLHSKKLQHTIRFHSHHWRTWAACFIQAAWRRYRRMKLGRMLSTTESFALVERPTDEIGHGEDEEFHPRSSSSSQAKLNLAATEVDKRSAANTRRDARRLEDVEIPKLQKPEDPDFSTEPDAKFSY, from the exons ATGGAGTCGAAAAAGGAAAAGTTTGTCAG GTTTAATTCTGATGGGAAACTAGATGAAGAATCTGTGTGGAGGAAAAATGACCTCACGGTGCACCTTGCGAGGTCATCTTCTGCGCACAAGTTTGCATTGCGTTCTATGCTAAATCGGTTGAATGGAGGCAGAAATCGACTCCCTGAAACAGGCAAAAGTGAGAGGTCTACTCTGCTTGTGCATGAAATTGAACCATGGCACAAGAGAATACGCGACCCGAGTAGTGACATTGTGTTGCAATGGAACAGGGTTTTCTTCGGTGCATGCTTAGTTGCACTTTTTGTTGacccattttatttttacttgctTTCTGTGGGAGGTGATGATAATTGTGTGAGAACAGACAGTCAGTTGCAAATTGTCGTGACCTTTTTCAGGACAGTAGCAGATCTTTTCTATTTGTTGCACATGGTTATACAATTTAGGACAGGTTATATTGCTCCAAGCACTCGGGTATTTGGAAGGGGCGAACTAGTCACAGATCCAAAGAAGATTGCCCGGAGGTATCTTAGATCTAAATTCTTCATTGACCTTGTCGCAAGCCTTCCTCTCCCTCAG CTTTTCATCTGGTTTATTGTGCCAGCAACAGAAGGCCTCCAATCTGATATCAAAGACAATGCCCTCGCATTGGTTATTCTGTTTCAATATATCCCTagattgtatttgatttttccTTTGAGTTCTGCAATTATCAAAGCAACTGGAGTGGTCACAATGACTGCTTGGGCAGGGGCTGCATATAATATGTTCCTCTACATTTTGGCTAGCCAT GTTGTGGGGGCAACATGGTATCTGCAATCAGTTGATAGGTATACATCGTGCTGGAAACAAGTGTGCCAGGAGGAAACTAGCCCTAAATGCTTTCTTAGCTATTTCGATTGTAAAACTTTTGACCATCCAGAGCGTGAGATATGGGCAAATAGTACAAGCGTGTTCAAAACCTGTAATCCAAAGAATCCAGATACTGAATTCGATTACGGCATATTTGACATTGCAGTTACAAAGAATGTTGTGTCCTCAGACTTCGTCGAGAagtatttcttttctttatggTGGGGCTTACAGCAACTAAG TTCGTTTGCGCAGAATTTGATAGCAAGCACATTTATTGGGGAGACagcattttcaatatttattgtCATCTTGGGTCTGGTTCTATTCGCTCATTTGATTGGGAATGTGCAG ACGTGCCTGCAATCTCTAACTGCGAGATTGGAGGAATGGAGAATTAAGCGAAGAGATACGGAGGAGTGGATGAGTCATCGCCAACTCCCTGAAGACTTGAGACATCGTGTTCGCCGTTTTGACCAGTACAAGTGGCTCGCAACTAgaggagttgatgaagaatCCATCCTTCAAGGCTTACCTGCTGATCTTCGCCGGGATATTCAGCGTCATCTGTGCTTAAATCTTGTTCGACGG GTTCCCTTTTTCTCACAAATGGATGATCAGCTGCTTGATGCCATATGTGAACGGCTAGTATCTTCCTTGAGCATTCAAGGTACCTACATTGTTCGAGAGGGTGACCCGGTGACTGAGATGCTGTTTATTATCAGAGGTACACTGGATAGTTCAACAACTAATGGAGGCCGTGCTGGTTTTTTCGACTCAGTAACTCTGAGACCAGGTGACTTTTGTGGGGAAGAGCTACTTAACTGGGCTTTGCTTTCTAAAAACAGCCTTAACTTGCCTTCTTCAACTCGAACTGTTAAAGCTCTGGTCGAAGTTGAAGCTTTTGCCTTACGAGCAGAAGATCTTAAGTCAGTGGCTAACCAATTTAGACGCCTTCATAGTAAGAAGCTGCAGCATACAATTCGGTTTCACTCCCACCACTGGAGGACATGGGCAGCTTGCTTTATACAGGCCGCTTGGCGCCGGTACAGGAGGATGAAGCTAGGACGCATGCTCTCAACAACAGAATCATTTGCTTTGGTTGAGAGACCGACCGATGAGATTGGGCACGGCGAAGACGAGGAATTTCACCCTCGTAGTTCGAGCTCCTCTCAGGCGAAACTGAACCTTGCGGCTACCGAAGTGGATAAAAGATCTGCTGCAAATACAAGGAGAGATGCACGGAGACTGGAAGATGTTGAGATACCGAAATTACAAAAGCCTGAAGATCCCGACTTCTCAACTGAGCCTGATGCTAAGTTTAGTTATTAG